A region from the Medicago truncatula cultivar Jemalong A17 chromosome 6, MtrunA17r5.0-ANR, whole genome shotgun sequence genome encodes:
- the LOC11422812 gene encoding disease resistance-like protein CSA1: MAMLQSSVSSSSSFSYGFTYDAFLSFRGGDTRYGFTGNLNRALCDKGIRTFMDDRELQGGEEITSSLFKAIEESRIFIPVLSINYASSSFCLDELVHIIHCFKESGRLVLPIFYDVEPSHVRHHKGSYGKALDDHIERFQNNKHSMDRLQKWKIALTQTANFSGHQINPSVGNEFELINKIVEDVSRILNGVPSLHAAVSDVSQTRRVVQVIMLISLRVFQAETTWRVIGFMSCIVGLLCYALSPSFNRLFGRWNPFKVFLYVALSLAILTTILVVKQASPSTRHVQLKNTCITFVVLMIISVYSFFYDEAVNGKPNILSVISNAAFAFVSVSLHRLLKFGVEMGVFSYFVGCFTIQLLTINWVLNFFAIIFGFLLFLLHSTMNPQPNVASERQDNQV; the protein is encoded by the exons ATGGCTATGCTTCAATCATCCGTCTCCTCATCCTCTTCCTTCTCCTATGGATTCACCTATGACGCGTTCCTTAGCTTTAGAGGTGGTGACACTCGTTATGGTTTTACTGGAAATCTCAATAGAGCTCTTTGTGACAAGGGAATCCGAACCTTCATGGATGACAGAGAGCTTCAAGGAGGTGAAGAAATAACATCATCACTTTTCAAGGCCATTGAAGAGTCTAGGATTTTCATTCCCGTCTTGTCTATCAATTatgcttcttcttcattttgctTGGACGAACTTGTCCACATCATTCACTGCTTCAAGGAAAGCGGGCGTCTAGTTTTGCCAATTTTCTATGATGTGGAACCTTCTCACGTGCGACATCACAAGGGCAGTTATGGTAAAGCACTGGATGATCATATAGAGAGGTTCCAAAATAACAAGCATAGCATGGATAGGTTGCAGAAATGGAAGATTGCTCTTACTCAAACTGCTAACTTCTCTGGCCACCAAATCAATCCTAG CGTAGGGAATGAATTTGAGTTAATCAACAAGATTGTTGAAGATGTCTCGAGGATACTTAATGGTGTTCCTTCTTTACACGCTGCA GTTTCCGATGTTTCTCAGACTCGCAGAGTTGTTCAAGTTATAATGTTGATCTCACTTAGGGTGTTTCAAGCCGAGACGACTTGGAGAGTAATTGGTTTTATGTCATGTATTGTTGGCTTGTTATGTTATGCTCTAAGCCCTTCTTTCAATCGATTATTTGGAAGGTGGAATCCTTTCAAGGTCTTTCTCTATGTAGCGTTGTCCTTAGCCATCTTAACCACCATATTAGTTGTAAAGCAGGCATCACCTTCCACGCGCCATGTTCAACTAAAAAACACTTGCATAACCTTTGTGGTTTTGATGATTATCTCAGTGTACTCATTCTTCTATGACGAAGCTGTGAATGGAAAACCTAACATACTGAGTGTAATTTCAAATGCTGCATTTGCTTTTGTATCAGTAAGCTTGCACAGACTGCTTAAGTTTGGGGTTGAGATGGGTGTGTTCTCTTATTTTGTAGGTTGCTTTACAATTCAACTGTTAACCATCAACTGGGTGTTGAACTTTTTTGCCATAATCTTCGGTTTTCTgctctttcttcttcattctacTATGAATCCCCAACCCAATGTGGCTAGTGAACGTCAAGATAATCAAGTTTGA